The Candidatus Neomarinimicrobiota bacterium sequence GATGACCATAAGGAAGTGCCTTCGGCGGAAGATCAAATATCCATATTTTCTGAACAAGAATCTGAATTAAAAAAGGATTTATCAGATTTGGATGTGTTGAGTGTTTCGCCTCTTGAGGCCATCCAAAAGCTGGATGATTTAAAAAAGAAGCATGGCCTATAAAAAAGATTTGTCATGCTGAATGAGCGAAGCGACATGAAGCATCTCAAGCAATTAAAAACCAGATGGCGAATGCTTGAGATCCTTCGTTTCAAACTCAGGATGACAGTTGTGTTTATTTTTCTGAGTGCGATCAGTGTTTCTCAATCCTATTGGGTCAAATACGGATGGCAGGTTTTTAACAGCGCCGGAGATGCACGCATTCTCTCTTTGGGTGGTGCTGCCGTTACTGATTTTGGAACGTCGGTATCACCTTTATTCAATCCTGCGGCTAGTGCAAAGGTGGGAATTCATAATTTTAATTACACCCACCAAAGCCGTCTCGCTGGGATGATTAACAGTGATCTTTTGGGATTCCCTATAAAGAATTTCTCCCGTCCACTAAACCTTATTATCATTCATGAAGGGATTGATCAAATTCCCGATACACGAAACATACTGTTAGATTTTGGTCTAGATGGTGTTCCGGGAACAGGGGATACAGGAGAAGGAAACGGTATTTTAGATGAAGGGGAGCGGTTAAATGAAAATAAGCTGAAATATTTTTCCCAAAGGCAATTGGGGTTTCATTTAAGTACATCATGGAAAAAAGATAATTTCGAAATGGGATTAGCCTTAAAAATGCTTCAACACAGGCTAGGTGAGTTTTCCGGGACTGGCATTGGATTGGATTTTGGTATATTAGCTATCCCATGGAAAAATGGACGATTGGGACTTACCATTCGGGATGTGACTACCAGTTGGCAAGTTTGGGATAATGGCACTGTGGAGCGATTTAAACCAACCTTAATCACAGGATTATCCCATAATTACAAGTTTACTAATACACCCTTATCCGTAACGGGAATGGGAAATATTGTGTGGGATGCTGCCGGAAAATCATTGGATGATGACTTTAACTTAGGGAAACACGGCGGACGGTTTCTCCTAGGATTGCATGTATTGTATGATTACAAAATTGCCGTTCGGCTTGGTCGAAATGGTATTGGTTCAACTACTGCAGGAATTGGATTGAGTTGGGAAAATATGTCTCTGGATTATGCCTTTTTAAATGAACCCTCGGGATCGGGGTTAGGTGTCTCCCATATGGTTTCTCTGGCGGTGAATTCCGATTGGGTTAAAAATTATATTGAAAAACTGTAAAGACGCATAGTAATAAGTCTTTACTGCAATTTAGAACAACGAATTAATAGCGATTTAGTAATAGATTCTTCACGAAGGTGACGAATCTTTAAATATTCGGGATCCCTTGCAAAAGTATTGAATACATCCCAACTGGGCCATTCAACAAAATAGATTAAGTCCGCATCAAATTCGCCGATTATGTCCTGTTCGGGGAGATATAAATCTGTAACGGGCCGCCCACCATATTTGGTCACAATTGGCAGTGCTGCTTTCATATATTGATTATACCCCTTATAGCCGTCATCCTGTTTAAACCAGAGGGCGTTTAGCATATAAAATGGTTTTTGATCAGTCATCTTATTTGTTCCATTTAGTTAGTAGTAGGCGTCTCGATTAGTAGAGACAGCGGGTCTGTACTACGACCTATATTCCCAATTTCCGCATAATCCAATCAGGTGCATGCCTCATTAATGGCACCATAAAAAACCGCATTTGCCAGGGGAAAATAAATACTTTTTTCTTTTTCTCTACAGCTCGAATTATCTTTTTTACTGCTTCATTCGTTTCGAGTAAAAATGGCATGGGCATCTCATTATCATTCGTCATTTCACTTTTAATGAATCCCGGACAAATAGCTGTAACGGAAATACCATATTTGTAGAGAGCAGACCGCCATCCTTGGGAAATATTCCTTACAGCAGCTTTTGATCCGCTATATGCCGAATGATGACCTACGCCGCGGAAGCTCGCCACTGAGCTGACTACAACGATCTTTCCACTTTTTTGCAATTTTAAATGTGGTATGAAGGGCATGACAGAATTGGTAACACCCAAAATATTGATGCTCAATATATGGTTCATTGTTTTTGCGCTGCCGGAACTCAATGCATCGGGGCTACCCACACCGGCATTGGCATAGATGGTATCAACTTCACCTGGAAGAGAGATAAAATCATCGATAGCTGATTTGCAAGCATCAGCATCCAATACATCTAATGGATATGCTTTTCCGTCCCCACCTAATTCTTTACATTTAGAAACCACTGATTCAAGAAGGTCTCCTCGACGGGCAGCAAGTCCAATAAAATAATTTTGTTTTGCGTAAGCATAAGCTAGGTATTCCCCAATTCCGCTACTGGCGCCTGTGATAAATACTTTTTTATTCATGGTCTAATATACGACGATTGTCGTGCAGAATAAAGTGTCAGACAAAAGACTGTCAATCTAAGTAGAATTTTAGAACTCATTCATTGGTAACCTTGCAATAAAAAGTGTAATTTCCCTGACTTTTTTCGGACTGAAAATATATGATACAAAGCATGACAGGATTTGGCCGTGGTACGGCCGGTAATGGGGCCAACAAGCTCAACGCCAATATAAAGGCAGTGAATGGTCGTTTTCTGGATATTAAAATCCGAGGAATTGACATTGACCCTGCCAGTGAAAAAAAGATTAGGGACATTATTTCAGAAAAATTGATTCGCGGCACCATTCATATAAACCTAGAATTGGAAGGTGGCGGGAAGAATCAATCCTTATCTTTTAATAAAGAACGATTTGAAGCTATCGAAGCGATTTTGCTAAATATTCAAAAAGAATATGGCCGGCATCTTGATATGGGTGACCTTGTGAGTATTAATGATCTTTTTACCCATGTGGACGGTGAATCTCTGGGGTCGAATCAATTGATTGAGGCGGTGAATGATGCCTGCAATGAAGTAATTGAAATGAGAAAATC is a genomic window containing:
- a CDS encoding SDR family NAD(P)-dependent oxidoreductase, producing the protein MNKKVFITGASSGIGEYLAYAYAKQNYFIGLAARRGDLLESVVSKCKELGGDGKAYPLDVLDADACKSAIDDFISLPGEVDTIYANAGVGSPDALSSGSAKTMNHILSINILGVTNSVMPFIPHLKLQKSGKIVVVSSVASFRGVGHHSAYSGSKAAVRNISQGWRSALYKYGISVTAICPGFIKSEMTNDNEMPMPFLLETNEAVKKIIRAVEKKKKVFIFPWQMRFFMVPLMRHAPDWIMRKLGI
- a CDS encoding DUF1330 domain-containing protein, whose product is MTDQKPFYMLNALWFKQDDGYKGYNQYMKAALPIVTKYGGRPVTDLYLPEQDIIGEFDADLIYFVEWPSWDVFNTFARDPEYLKIRHLREESITKSLLIRCSKLQ
- a CDS encoding YicC family protein, coding for MIQSMTGFGRGTAGNGANKLNANIKAVNGRFLDIKIRGIDIDPASEKKIRDIISEKLIRGTIHINLELEGGGKNQSLSFNKERFEAIEAILLNIQKEYGRHLDMGDLVSINDLFTHVDGESLGSNQLIEAVNDACNEVIEMRKSEGQKLKKDFELRLSNLREVLGLVEKELPEEFQKREDRFKSRIVELLNGAQVDENRIAQEIAMIAEKADVTEETVRLQSHYEQFNSLLNEDQPTGKKLNFLMQEIGREINTIGSKSSSEKIVNHVITMKDEAEKMREQVQNIL